In Mariluticola halotolerans, one DNA window encodes the following:
- the dnaN gene encoding DNA polymerase III subunit beta, with translation MKVTLERNHLLKSLGHVHRVVERRNTYPILANVLIKAADDGLDLRATDLDIEVTEHVPAMIGTPGTTTVPAHTLYEIIRKLADGAEVKLETDGSEQMSIISGRSRFHLACLSPEGFPDLKSGSFSHTFSMPAAALLELIERTQFAISNEETRYYLNGIYFHTITSDQTEVLRAVATDGHRMARAETTAPEGAAGMPGIIVPRKTVSEVQKLLDGAEGDVEVELSDTKIRFSVGGVVLLSKLIEGTFPDYDRVTPKNNDKLMSVDRATFATAVDRVSTIASERGGKAVKLSAGSGQLELSVTNPDHGTASEELAVEFEPESFEIGFNARYLLDIVGQIRSENVSFLFNDSGSPTLVQEEGDAKALYVLMPMRV, from the coding sequence ATGAAAGTCACGCTTGAACGTAATCATCTTCTGAAATCGCTGGGGCACGTCCATCGTGTCGTGGAGCGGCGCAACACCTATCCAATTCTCGCCAACGTATTGATCAAGGCGGCGGATGACGGTCTCGACCTCAGGGCCACCGATCTTGATATCGAGGTGACCGAACACGTGCCCGCCATGATCGGCACGCCGGGTACCACCACCGTGCCCGCCCACACGCTTTATGAAATCATTCGCAAGCTTGCCGACGGGGCCGAGGTCAAGCTGGAAACCGATGGTTCCGAGCAGATGTCGATCATCTCGGGCCGCTCGCGTTTTCACCTCGCCTGCCTGTCGCCGGAAGGTTTCCCGGATCTCAAGTCAGGCAGCTTCTCGCACACGTTTTCGATGCCCGCCGCAGCCTTGCTGGAACTGATCGAACGCACCCAGTTCGCCATTTCCAATGAAGAGACGCGCTATTATCTCAATGGCATCTATTTCCACACCATCACCTCGGACCAGACCGAAGTGCTGCGCGCGGTTGCAACCGATGGCCACCGCATGGCCCGGGCTGAAACCACAGCGCCTGAAGGGGCCGCGGGCATGCCCGGCATTATCGTGCCGCGCAAGACCGTCTCCGAGGTGCAAAAACTGCTCGATGGCGCTGAAGGCGATGTCGAGGTGGAACTCTCCGACACCAAGATCCGCTTCTCGGTGGGCGGTGTTGTGCTCCTCTCCAAGCTGATTGAGGGCACATTCCCAGATTATGACCGGGTGACCCCGAAGAACAATGACAAGCTGATGAGCGTTGACCGCGCCACTTTCGCCACCGCTGTTGACCGCGTGTCGACCATTGCCTCCGAGCGCGGCGGCAAGGCGGTCAAACTCTCCGCCGGTTCAGGTCAGCTGGAATTGTCGGTGACCAATCCCGACCACGGCACGGCCAGCGAGGAACTGGCAGTTGAATTTGAGCCCGAGAGTTTCGAGATCGGCTTTAATGCCCGTTACCTGCTCGATATCGTGGGCCAGATCCGCTCGGAAAATGTCAGCTTCCTGTTCAACGATTCCGGCTCCCCCACCCTGGTGCAGGAAGAGGGTGACGCCAAGGCGCTTTACGTTCTGATGCCGATGCGCGTTTAG